From a single Solanum dulcamara chromosome 4, daSolDulc1.2, whole genome shotgun sequence genomic region:
- the LOC129886304 gene encoding 60S ribosomal protein L7a-2-like: MAPKKGVAVASKKKPEKAKVVNLLFEKRPKQFGIGGALPPKKDVTRNVRWPRNVTLQRKKRILKMRLKVPPALNQFTKTLDKNLATNLFKMLLKYRPEDKAAKKERLVKRAQAEAEGKTPETKKPIIVKYGLKHITYLIEQNKAQLVVIAHDVDPIELVVWLPALCRKMEIPYCIVKGKARLGSIVHKKTASALCLTTVKNEDKMEFSRILEAIKANFNDKYEENRKKWGGGIMGSKSQARTKAKERVLAKEAAQRLN; the protein is encoded by the exons atg GCTCCAAAGAAGGGTGTTGCAGTAGCATCGAAGAAGAAGCCTGAGAAGGCGAAAGTGGTGAATCTACTGTTCGAGAAACGGCCAAAGCAGTTCGGTATCGGTGGGGCGCTGCCGCCGAAGAAGGATGTAACAAGGAATGTAAGATGGCCTCGGAATGTTACCCTCCAAAGGAAGAAGAGGATTCTCAAGATGCGATTGAAGGTCCCTCCTGCTCTCAACCAGTTCACCAAAACCCTTGACAAGAACCTCG CTACAAACCTTTTCAAGATGCTTCTTAAGTACAGGCCCGAGGACAAAGCTGCAAAGAAGGAGCGTCTTGTCAAAAGGGCTCAAGCTGAAGCAGAAGGAAAAACTCCTGAAACAAAGAAACCCATTATTGTGAAGTATGGGCTCAAGCACATCACTTACCTTATTGAGCAG AACAAAGCTCAGTTAGTAGTGATTGCTCATGATGTGGACCCAATAGAGTTGGTCGTCTGGCTTCCTGCGCTATGCAGAAAGATGGAAATTCCGTACTGCATTGTGAAGGGGAAAGCTCGTTTAGGATCG ATCGTGCATAAGAAAACTGCTTCAGCCTTGTGTTTGACAACCGTGAAGAATGAAGACAAAATGGAGTTCAGCAGAATTTTGGAGGCAATTAAG GCTAACTTCAATGACAAGTATGAAGAGAACAGGAAGAAGTGGGGTGGTGGTATCATGGGCTCTAAGTCACAGGCCAGGACCAAGGCCAAAGAGAGAGTTCTTGCCAAGGAAGCTGCCCAGAGATTGAACTAA
- the LOC129886303 gene encoding 60S ribosomal protein L7a-2, whose amino-acid sequence MAPKKGVAVASKKKPEKAKVVNPLFEKRPKQFGIGGALPPKKDVTRNVRWPRNVTLQRKKRILKMRLKVPPALNQFTKTLDKNLATNLFKMLLKYRPEDKAAKKERLVKRAQAEAEGKTPETKKPIIVKYGLKHITYLIEQNKAQLVVIAHDVDPIELVVWLPALCRKMEIPYCIVKGKARLGSIVHKKTASALCLTTVKNEDKMEFSRILEAIKANFNDKYEENRKKWGGGIMGSKSQARTKAKERVLAKEAAQRLN is encoded by the exons atg GCTCCAAAGAAGGGTGTTGCAGTAGCATCGAAGAAGAAGCCTGAGAAGGCGAAAGTGGTGAATCCACTGTTCGAGAAACGGCCAAAGCAGTTCGGTATCGGTGGGGCGCTGCCGCCGAAGAAGGATGTAACAAGGAATGTAAGATGGCCTCGGAATGTTACCCTCCAAAGGAAGAAGAGGATTCTCAAGATGCGATTGAAGGTCCCTCCTGCTCTCAACCAGTTCACCAAAACCCTTGACAAGAACCTCG CTACAAACCTTTTCAAGATGCTTCTTAAGTACAGGCCCGAGGACAAAGCTGCAAAGAAGGAGCGTCTTGTCAAAAGGGCTCAAGCTGAAGCAGAAGGAAAAACTCCTGAAACAAAGAAACCCATTATTGTGAAGTATGGGCTCAAGCACATCACTTACCTTATTGAGCAG AACAAAGCTCAGTTAGTAGTGATTGCTCATGATGTGGACCCAATAGAGTTGGTCGTCTGGCTTCCTGCGCTATGCAGAAAGATGGAAATTCCGTACTGCATTGTGAAGGGGAAAGCTCGTTTAGGATCG ATCGTGCATAAGAAAACTGCTTCAGCCTTGTGTTTGACAACCGTGAAGAATGAAGACAAAATGGAGTTCAGCAGAATTTTGGAGGCAATTAAG GCTAACTTCAATGACAAGTATGAAGAGAACAGGAAGAAGTGGGGTGGTGGTATCATGGGCTCTAAGTCACAGGCCAGGACCAAGGCCAAAGAGAGAGTTCTTGCCAAGGAAGCTGCCCAGAGATTGAACTAA